A part of Prolixibacteraceae bacterium genomic DNA contains:
- a CDS encoding TIGR01212 family radical SAM protein (This family includes YhcC from E. coli K-12, an uncharacterized radical SAM protein.) — MSNTYNWGHPKRYNDFSTHFKRMFERRVQKVSIDAGFTCPNRDGTKARGGCTYCNNDTFTPSYTNLKVPITTQIDQGVEFFKKKYNAISFLAYFQAFSNTYAPFDVLKRFYEEALSHPDVIGLVIATRPDCLSAEILDYLAELSKKCYIMVELGVESTNNSTLEFINRGHTHEETLEAIQALHERGIHNCIHTILGLPGEDKEMLLEQARVISELPIENLKLHQLQIHKGTKMFRQYRENPELFSLYSAEEYMDLVIAYLEILNPNIIVERFISTAPPELLVAPKWGLKNFEFVAKLEKKLEANDTYQGRLYTK, encoded by the coding sequence ATGAGTAACACATATAATTGGGGACACCCAAAAAGATATAATGATTTTTCCACCCATTTTAAACGTATGTTTGAAAGAAGGGTTCAAAAGGTATCTATAGATGCAGGATTTACATGTCCAAATAGGGATGGGACAAAAGCAAGAGGAGGATGTACATATTGTAATAATGATACTTTTACTCCTTCATATACAAACCTAAAAGTTCCGATTACGACACAAATAGATCAAGGAGTTGAGTTTTTTAAAAAGAAGTATAATGCAATCTCTTTTTTAGCATATTTTCAAGCTTTTTCAAATACCTATGCGCCATTTGATGTACTTAAGCGTTTCTATGAAGAGGCTTTATCTCATCCAGATGTGATTGGTTTAGTGATTGCAACACGTCCAGATTGTTTATCTGCTGAGATACTTGATTATTTAGCTGAGCTGTCAAAGAAATGTTATATAATGGTTGAGTTGGGTGTTGAATCGACCAACAATAGTACATTAGAATTTATCAATCGTGGACATACACATGAAGAGACGCTCGAAGCAATCCAAGCGCTTCATGAAAGAGGAATTCATAACTGTATTCATACTATATTAGGTCTTCCTGGTGAGGATAAAGAGATGCTATTAGAACAAGCACGTGTGATTTCTGAGCTACCTATAGAGAATTTAAAATTACACCAACTTCAGATCCATAAAGGAACTAAGATGTTTCGCCAATATAGAGAAAACCCAGAGTTGTTCTCTTTATATAGTGCCGAAGAGTATATGGATCTAGTAATTGCTTATTTGGAAATATTGAACCCCAATATCATTGTTGAGCGTTTTATTAGTACGGCTCCTCCAGAGCTATTAGTGGCACCTAAATGGGGATTAAAGAATTTTGAATTTGTTGCTAAATTAGAGAAGAAATTAGAAGCAAATGATACCTATCAAGGTCGATTGTATACAAAATAA
- a CDS encoding MATE family efflux transporter: MILKQQKYSQGLRSLMTLAIPMVGSQLLQLTYNFIDMIWVGKLGGDAVAAVGTAGFFLNLGWALASIITVGVNVKLSQSIGAKKELESKVIAKSGLLGMVFLALLFSVLMGSNTDYWISLFQMDNQWVNEASSNYLFLGSWGAIITFLNLLFISILNSYKQTKRAFKINSIGFILNIVLDPILIFLLDLGVQGAIIATLISKAVTLYFLAIEVYRKSYIRVSINNDGIRCLREIVRLGFPTSVQRIIFGLIYIVMGKFIATFGTDAIAIQKIGIQIESITFTLVAGISQASTIIVGQLYGAGKYNEIKQTYRQALLLSGSAGVILTLTFLLIPEYLIRLFVDSPEIIKGGAWYLRIIGVSQVFMTSEMIGMGTLNGLGMTVLPPINSILLTSIRIPIAYFLAFSTSLGLTGIWWSISATSILKGIVLTVMVLIVFHKRKGYNGTVVKEYK, translated from the coding sequence ATGATTCTAAAACAACAAAAATATTCACAAGGTCTTCGTTCACTTATGACGTTGGCAATACCAATGGTTGGGTCTCAATTGCTACAACTTACCTATAATTTTATCGATATGATTTGGGTCGGTAAGTTGGGAGGAGATGCTGTCGCAGCTGTTGGGACTGCTGGATTCTTTCTGAACCTTGGATGGGCATTAGCCTCTATTATTACTGTAGGGGTAAATGTGAAGTTATCCCAATCCATAGGAGCAAAGAAAGAGTTGGAATCTAAGGTCATTGCTAAAAGTGGCCTACTTGGAATGGTGTTCTTAGCTTTATTGTTTTCCGTATTAATGGGAAGCAATACAGACTATTGGATATCTCTTTTTCAGATGGATAATCAATGGGTAAATGAAGCTTCAAGTAACTATCTTTTCTTAGGTTCTTGGGGGGCAATAATCACTTTCTTAAACCTGTTATTTATCAGCATACTTAACAGTTATAAGCAGACTAAAAGAGCATTTAAGATAAATTCGATAGGTTTTATACTTAATATCGTATTAGATCCAATATTGATTTTTCTATTGGATTTAGGAGTACAAGGGGCAATCATCGCGACACTAATATCTAAAGCGGTCACCTTATACTTTCTGGCTATAGAAGTCTATCGTAAATCTTATATTCGAGTGTCTATTAATAATGATGGAATCAGATGTCTTCGTGAGATTGTTCGCTTAGGTTTTCCTACATCTGTACAGAGAATCATTTTTGGTTTGATATATATCGTGATGGGGAAGTTTATCGCTACATTTGGAACAGATGCAATTGCGATACAAAAAATAGGAATTCAGATAGAATCGATCACATTTACATTAGTCGCAGGGATCTCACAAGCATCAACAATTATTGTTGGACAACTGTATGGTGCTGGAAAGTATAATGAAATTAAACAAACTTATCGGCAGGCATTATTGTTATCGGGAAGTGCAGGAGTTATATTAACTCTAACTTTTTTGTTAATCCCTGAATATCTTATTCGACTTTTTGTTGATAGTCCTGAAATCATAAAAGGAGGGGCATGGTATCTCAGAATAATAGGAGTTTCACAGGTATTTATGACCTCTGAGATGATCGGAATGGGAACATTAAATGGTTTAGGAATGACGGTCCTTCCTCCAATTAATAGTATCTTGTTAACTTCTATTCGTATTCCTATCGCTTATTTTTTAGCGTTCTCGACTTCGCTTGGATTAACGGGGATATGGTGGAGTATTTCTGCAACAAGTATCCTAAAAGGAATTGTTCTAACAGTTATGGTATTGATAGTGTTTCATAAAAGAAAAGGTTATAATGGAACAGTGGTTAAAGAATATAAATAA
- the gshAB gene encoding bifunctional glutamate--cysteine ligase GshA/glutathione synthetase GshB — protein sequence MEQWLKNINKQAPGLLLDGLFGLEKEALRVDEKGLLSLFPHPKSLGDKSTHAFITTDFSESQIELISPPMSTIKEALGFIETAQDIVFDNIDDEYLWPQSLPCLLPDSHMIPIAKFTGDHSGKQDYREYLLDTYGPEVQTFSGIHFNVSLSDEIWTLDQSQERSDLKPIVYMKMMRNFIRYRWILIWLFGASPIADGSLKVKKIDGFDEKKIHPVCLEGVSIRSGRLGYRNHELIELDYSTWDRFKKSIDKHVKAGRLIGPQELYLPIRIKTINDDISHVEVRLLDIDPFEQTGINIDTLRFVHLFLLHMLLIEERDVLDVDKQKQIQDFQDWICCNGLQSDGVLPNDSEVKIKDVVRSFIRQMVDDFEKIGLKLPDCYVDSLAKVESLSIVPDNRVAVRLVENIQREGFVAFHMKQAKKFKLQAQMQGYQFHGLEDMELSTQLLLRAALHRGVHYEIMDRQENFIRLFNATKEEYVVQATKTSLDPYSVVLMMENKTVTKKVLNRAGIHVPSGNTYDSLAKAKSQYVVYRSHKLVVKPQSTNFGLGITILHPSFSESDYAEALDLAFRYDKSVLVEHFIEGEEYRIFLIDKKVVAVLKRVPANVLGDGSHTIKQLVELKNLDPLRGKGYRTPLEKLHLGAEEIFFLKQTGHTPLDIPKDGEVVYLRENSNISTGGDSIDYTDDIHPSYYAIAEDAAQVICVEITGLDMMIQDIKDVASDNNYGIIEMNFNPAIHIHCFPYKGKNRKLNEKILTSLGF from the coding sequence ATGGAACAGTGGTTAAAGAATATAAATAAACAAGCTCCTGGCTTGTTGTTAGATGGGTTGTTTGGGCTTGAAAAAGAGGCTCTGAGAGTGGATGAAAAAGGATTATTATCTTTATTTCCCCACCCCAAATCTTTAGGTGATAAGTCAACTCACGCTTTTATTACAACGGATTTTTCAGAAAGTCAGATTGAGCTGATTTCACCTCCAATGTCTACAATAAAAGAAGCATTAGGATTTATTGAAACAGCACAAGATATTGTCTTTGATAATATTGATGATGAATATTTATGGCCTCAGAGTCTACCATGTTTGCTTCCAGACTCTCATATGATTCCAATCGCTAAGTTTACGGGAGATCATTCAGGTAAGCAAGATTATAGAGAATATCTTCTAGATACCTACGGTCCAGAAGTGCAAACCTTCTCTGGAATACATTTTAATGTGTCTTTGTCTGATGAAATTTGGACTCTTGATCAGAGTCAGGAGCGGAGTGACTTGAAGCCTATTGTTTATATGAAGATGATGCGTAATTTTATTCGTTATCGTTGGATTTTAATATGGTTATTTGGTGCAAGTCCTATTGCAGATGGTTCCTTAAAGGTTAAAAAGATTGATGGTTTTGATGAAAAGAAAATCCATCCGGTCTGTTTAGAAGGGGTTAGTATTCGATCAGGACGTTTAGGTTATCGAAATCATGAGTTGATAGAACTAGATTATTCAACATGGGATAGATTTAAAAAGTCTATTGATAAACATGTTAAGGCAGGTCGACTTATTGGCCCTCAGGAGCTTTATCTTCCAATAAGAATAAAGACAATAAATGATGATATCAGCCATGTTGAAGTTCGGTTATTAGACATTGACCCATTTGAGCAGACTGGAATTAATATTGATACCTTACGTTTTGTTCATCTTTTTCTATTACATATGCTTCTTATTGAAGAGAGAGATGTACTTGATGTGGATAAGCAAAAACAGATACAAGATTTTCAAGATTGGATTTGTTGCAATGGTCTACAATCTGATGGAGTACTTCCAAATGATTCAGAAGTAAAGATCAAAGATGTCGTCAGGTCATTTATCAGACAGATGGTTGATGATTTTGAGAAGATTGGATTGAAACTTCCCGACTGTTATGTCGATTCATTAGCAAAGGTTGAGTCTTTATCTATTGTGCCCGATAATAGAGTTGCAGTTCGTTTGGTAGAAAATATTCAGAGAGAAGGGTTTGTCGCATTTCATATGAAACAAGCCAAGAAGTTCAAACTTCAAGCACAGATGCAAGGATATCAATTTCATGGTTTGGAAGATATGGAGCTATCTACCCAACTTCTTCTTCGAGCAGCTTTACATCGAGGTGTTCATTATGAGATAATGGATCGCCAAGAAAATTTTATTCGACTTTTTAATGCGACAAAAGAAGAGTATGTTGTTCAAGCGACTAAAACCTCTTTAGATCCATATAGCGTCGTGTTGATGATGGAGAATAAAACAGTAACGAAGAAGGTTCTGAATCGTGCTGGTATTCATGTGCCATCTGGAAATACATATGATAGTTTGGCTAAAGCTAAAAGTCAATATGTTGTATACAGGTCTCATAAATTGGTTGTAAAACCTCAGTCAACAAACTTCGGATTAGGGATCACGATATTGCATCCGTCATTTTCAGAAAGTGATTATGCTGAAGCACTAGATTTGGCTTTTAGATATGATAAAAGTGTTTTAGTTGAACATTTTATTGAAGGGGAAGAGTATCGTATATTCTTAATAGATAAGAAAGTTGTTGCTGTATTAAAGAGGGTTCCAGCTAATGTGTTAGGAGATGGTTCTCATACAATAAAACAACTTGTTGAACTAAAAAACCTCGATCCATTAAGAGGTAAAGGTTATCGTACTCCTTTAGAAAAATTACATTTAGGAGCAGAAGAAATTTTCTTTTTAAAACAGACTGGACATACACCTCTCGATATTCCGAAGGATGGTGAAGTTGTATACCTTAGAGAGAATTCGAATATAAGTACTGGTGGCGATAGTATTGATTACACTGATGATATTCATCCTTCTTATTATGCAATTGCTGAAGATGCGGCGCAAGTTATCTGTGTTGAAATCACGGGGTTGGATATGATGATACAAGATATAAAGGATGTTGCTTCAGATAACAATTACGGTATCATTGAAATGAATTTTAATCCTGCCATTCATATTCATTGTTTTCCATATAAAGGGAAAAACCGTAAATTAAACGAAAAGATATTGACGAGTCTTGGCTTTTGA
- the trxA gene encoding thioredoxin encodes MGAKTILLDKETFIERVMDFTKDLEWNYKGDKPCIIDFYADWCGPCKAIAPILEELAATYHEDIYIFKVDTEKEMEISALFGIQSIPSLLFIPLDSKPQMVQGALPKNVLEDHINSILLD; translated from the coding sequence ATGGGAGCTAAAACGATACTACTAGATAAAGAGACCTTCATCGAAAGAGTGATGGATTTCACCAAAGATTTAGAATGGAATTATAAAGGAGATAAGCCATGTATTATTGATTTTTATGCAGATTGGTGTGGTCCGTGTAAAGCAATTGCTCCTATACTCGAGGAACTTGCAGCTACTTATCATGAGGATATATACATTTTTAAAGTCGACACAGAGAAAGAGATGGAAATTAGTGCATTATTCGGGATACAAAGTATTCCTTCTCTTCTATTTATCCCATTAGATTCAAAACCTCAGATGGTACAAGGGGCACTACCAAAGAATGTACTTGAAGATCATATAAATTCTATTTTGTTAGATTAA
- a CDS encoding MBL fold metallo-hydrolase has product MKITILIDNTPHPGWISEHGLSLYIETEEIQILFDMGATDGFLHNAKKAGITLTNTTRVLSHGHWDHGNGLIYLQEGKLIAHPSIFTQRFRDKDNSYLGLNMNKADLSKRFDLHLTKLPLWLTDQIVFLGEIPRKRKGKTNFHLEDFSPDNIFDDSAIAIKENNGIHIITGCNHAGIFNLIHHAMNVTESQNIISISGGLHLKEINDELLEYIDLLKKYQNLTLVPLHCTSPIVVNKLMESLHVITPKIGETFHL; this is encoded by the coding sequence ATGAAAATCACCATTTTAATTGACAACACCCCTCATCCAGGGTGGATATCAGAGCATGGGTTATCACTCTACATCGAAACAGAAGAGATACAAATTTTGTTCGATATGGGAGCGACTGATGGATTCCTTCATAATGCTAAAAAAGCAGGAATCACATTAACAAACACTACTCGAGTTCTTAGTCATGGGCATTGGGATCATGGTAACGGACTAATATACCTACAAGAAGGAAAATTGATTGCTCACCCGTCTATATTCACACAAAGGTTTAGAGATAAAGATAATTCATATTTAGGACTAAACATGAATAAGGCAGATCTATCAAAACGGTTTGATTTACATCTTACCAAATTGCCACTATGGCTTACTGATCAAATTGTTTTTCTTGGCGAAATACCAAGAAAACGCAAAGGAAAAACGAACTTCCACCTAGAAGACTTTTCGCCTGATAATATTTTTGACGATTCAGCGATTGCGATAAAAGAGAATAATGGTATTCATATCATAACAGGATGTAATCATGCAGGAATATTTAATCTAATACACCATGCAATGAATGTAACAGAATCTCAAAACATAATAAGTATATCAGGAGGGTTACACCTAAAAGAGATCAATGACGAGCTTTTAGAGTATATCGATTTGCTGAAGAAGTATCAGAATCTTACCCTTGTCCCTTTACACTGTACTTCCCCCATTGTAGTTAATAAGCTAATGGAATCACTTCATGTAATTACACCCAAAATTGGAGAGACTTTTCACCTCTAG
- a CDS encoding alpha-amylase family protein, producing MMNPKNLSILFLLGLVFLNCQPHVTKIKEEVPKKVVVYQVFTRLFGNTNTTNKPWGTKEENGVGKYNDFSDKALSELNDLGVTHIWYTGVPHHALVGDYTKYGISMDDPDVVKGRAGSPYAVKDYYNVDPDMAVDPSKRLDEFQALINRTHKHNMKVIIDIVPNHVARSYHSITKPELDFGAEDDTTIVFDVDNNFYYIPQSHFEVPDPLNGYMPLGGDKAEMLDGKFDEHPAKWTGNGSRSAKPHFYDWYETVKINYGIDPSGKSHFLKLPDGADTLDYKNHYAYWKDKKVPSSWIKFRDIALFWLDRGVDGFRYDMAEMVPVEFWSFMNSSIKMKNPNAFLMAEVYQPKLYRDYINKGKMDYLYDKVALYDTLKHIMQGHGDVRNITSVVEATSDIEHHMLHFLENHDEQRIASPEFAGNAKKGVPAMIVSATLGTSPTMIYFGQEVGEPGNENAGFGNHSRTSIFDYIGVPHHQRWMNNGKFDGGQLSLEEKSLRNFYNKLLNFTINSTALMGQYEDLTRFNDAMGNPYVKSLFIHARWSNEENLLILSNFSEKELLNVKIHIPLSIVKNWEIEDHQVVLKDHLGHEITSTITVESQDAFFIVDIPALDGLILSVE from the coding sequence ATGATGAATCCAAAAAACTTATCGATATTATTTCTCTTAGGATTGGTGTTCTTAAACTGCCAGCCTCATGTAACGAAGATAAAAGAAGAAGTTCCAAAGAAAGTTGTCGTTTATCAAGTATTTACTCGATTGTTTGGTAATACTAATACTACGAATAAACCTTGGGGAACTAAGGAAGAAAATGGCGTAGGTAAGTATAATGATTTTAGCGATAAAGCTCTGTCTGAATTAAATGATTTAGGGGTTACACATATATGGTATACGGGGGTTCCTCATCATGCATTGGTTGGAGATTATACAAAGTATGGTATCTCTATGGATGACCCTGATGTGGTCAAAGGTCGTGCTGGATCTCCATATGCTGTGAAAGATTATTATAATGTAGACCCTGATATGGCAGTCGATCCGTCAAAACGGCTCGATGAATTTCAAGCATTAATTAATCGTACACATAAGCATAATATGAAAGTAATTATTGATATCGTTCCGAATCATGTTGCTCGTTCTTATCATAGTATAACAAAACCTGAGCTCGATTTTGGAGCAGAGGATGATACTACAATTGTATTTGACGTGGATAATAATTTCTATTATATTCCCCAAAGCCATTTTGAGGTTCCTGATCCATTAAACGGATATATGCCACTAGGTGGAGATAAGGCAGAAATGCTGGATGGGAAATTTGATGAGCATCCTGCCAAATGGACTGGAAATGGATCAAGAAGTGCGAAACCCCATTTTTATGATTGGTATGAAACAGTTAAGATTAATTATGGCATAGATCCATCAGGAAAGAGCCATTTTCTGAAGTTACCTGATGGAGCAGATACTTTAGATTACAAAAATCACTATGCTTATTGGAAAGATAAAAAAGTGCCGAGTTCATGGATTAAATTTCGTGATATTGCTCTGTTTTGGTTAGATAGAGGTGTTGATGGATTTCGATATGATATGGCAGAAATGGTACCCGTAGAGTTCTGGAGTTTTATGAATTCATCAATTAAAATGAAGAATCCAAATGCGTTTTTGATGGCTGAAGTTTATCAACCAAAACTCTATCGAGATTACATCAATAAAGGAAAAATGGACTACCTATATGATAAGGTTGCTTTGTACGATACTCTAAAGCATATAATGCAAGGTCACGGAGATGTTCGTAATATTACTAGTGTTGTGGAAGCAACGTCAGATATAGAACACCATATGTTGCATTTTTTAGAGAATCATGATGAACAGCGTATTGCTTCCCCTGAATTTGCGGGCAATGCTAAGAAAGGAGTTCCTGCAATGATTGTTTCTGCTACTTTAGGAACATCACCAACAATGATCTATTTTGGACAAGAGGTTGGTGAACCTGGCAACGAAAATGCTGGATTCGGAAATCATTCAAGAACTTCAATCTTTGATTATATAGGAGTTCCACATCATCAAAGGTGGATGAATAATGGAAAATTTGATGGCGGTCAACTTTCCCTTGAAGAGAAATCATTAAGAAATTTCTATAATAAGTTATTAAACTTTACGATAAATAGTACCGCTTTAATGGGGCAATATGAGGACCTTACACGTTTTAATGATGCGATGGGGAACCCTTATGTGAAGTCGTTATTTATACATGCTCGTTGGTCTAATGAAGAGAATCTCCTCATCCTTTCAAACTTTTCTGAGAAGGAGTTGTTAAATGTTAAAATCCATATCCCATTATCTATAGTGAAAAATTGGGAAATAGAAGATCATCAAGTGGTTCTAAAAGATCATTTAGGACATGAAATTACATCCACGATTACAGTGGAATCACAAGATGCATTTTTCATTGTAGATATACCTGCCCTCGATGGTTTAATCCTGTCAGTGGAGTAG